A DNA window from Ornithodoros turicata isolate Travis chromosome 10, ASM3712646v1, whole genome shotgun sequence contains the following coding sequences:
- the LOC135370146 gene encoding uncharacterized protein LOC135370146, translating into MVTCHLCPPADRQHYTTALGLQVHLANVHNLATPCIPFCETLCTLRNYTNRYELHLHDRDDDGQDVSTFFHENGRYLAGVLRHFGFPLRFYVLLKAELGRHTPEDEIIFVTQFIPSSVHTLWSERDVERAVIEVGTEVTNNLEKLEMQGSGFFLFRIHACILHVGRLAPQLIGCTDFELPNELKKKCRCLLNVDLHEDSEQNMCFAFCVLAGLHPAKGSYRRRASSYRSYLSQYVFPETFPVVFPKDVEMFEKQNDVSINVYGYDKDEKYVYPIKVVDDQCKKHVDLLLIDFHFVLITNFNALFTPPGYFHCKRCTMGFTTPGVLADHLLMCKQQKVSKTIFPKKGETLSFAGEHLMSEVPFYCVYDFESVLSPCSGGGNVYEEHIPSSFCLLVIRSCDSYVLKKHIYRGADCVSVFMELLRNLHDELYAMLHETVPLQMTPGDELEHSEATHCNICKEPFTKKQKVRDHDHVSGEFRQSLCQGCNLKLRIPRKVPIIAHNANYDLGFIVAHLHLLRKTDIRVIASSCQKFKAIDIGVFRFIDSLSFLNASLDTLTKNLCDKGESNFRCLRQFFAEEDYFRLVVRKGVFCYNYVTSFERYDEPCLPSRDQFFNQLNGSEVSEEDYRHAQNVFEKFQLKSLGEYSDLYLLTDALLLADVFQNFRIWALETHKIEPLHFVSLPGLSMSCALKMSRINLDLIHDPDAYLLIERGLRGGMTQCSTRMATANVPGTDQYDPEKPKTIIHYMDINGLYGTVMREPLPFGDFEWLSPEEVAGLDVTLVADYADVGYFLEVDLAYVQELHERHKDLPLAPEKMSVPYELLSDYQKDLMKKFNLPQHDIEPKLLLTLLDKKKYFLHYRSLKLYLQLGLRLEKIHRVLRFKQKPFLRSYVDFHHELRKQATNTFERNLYKSLINSVYGKTCMNVRKFVDCRLATSEEQVLRFLRKPNLKQFRALSSNVVLFQFAQSIVRMRQPLYLGFTILELSKVMMYDFYYNNLLRVAPDTRLLYMDTDSYIVMLSDEKALAELADTHLDTSGHSCDDSMYSTKNKMVLGKFKNEMPHDHILGFCCLKPKLYALDLHSKRRYNRAKGVKQCEAQKLHYSMYIDSLKLGEVYKVCQNLIVRKENINKSVCVTKVALNPLDTKRFICEDGIHTLPFGYASNGKM; encoded by the coding sequence atggtgacatgccacctttgtcctccggccgatcggcagcactacacaacagcgctgggacttcaagttcatctggctaacgttcataaccttgcaacaccctgtatcccattttgtgagacactctgtacgctccgcaactataccaaccgctatgagcttcatctacatgacagagacgacgacgggcaggatgtcagcacattctttcatgaaaacggacgctaccttgccggtgtacttcgacatttcggatttccgttacgcttttatgttttgctgaaggcggaactcggtcgacatacgcctgaggatgagatcatatttgtcactcaatttattccttcgagtgtgcatacgctgtggtcggaacgagacgtagaacgtgctgtcattgaagtaggcactgaagtcaccaacaatttagaaaagcttgaaatgcaagggtcgggatttttcttatttcgaattcacgcctgcattcttcatgtcggtcgtctcgcaccacagctcattggttgtaccgactttgaattgccaaacgaattgaaaaaaaagtgtcggtgtcttctgaatgtcgaccttcacgaggatagtgaacagaacatgtgtttcgcattttgcgtacttgccggtctacatcctgcaaagggttcttacagacgcagagcttcatcctacaggtcatacctgtctcaatatgtatttccagagacgtttcctgtagtgttcccgaaagatgtagaaatgtttgagaagcagaacgatgtgagcattaacgtgtacggttatgacaaagatgaaaaatatgtttacccgattaaggttgttgacgaccagtgcaagaagcatgtcgacctactgctgattgacttccattttgtactcattactaatttcaatgctttgttcacaccacctggttattttcactgcaaacggtgtacgatgggtttcaccaccccgggtgtactcgccgatcatctactaatgtgtaaacaacaaaaagtgtccaagactatttttccaaagaagggtgagacactgtcgtttgccggagagcatttgatgtcggaagttcccttctactgtgtatacgactttgagagtgtactatcaccgtgttcgggaggcgggaatgtctacgaggaacacatcccttcatccttctgtctcctcgtcatacgctcgtgcgattcgtatgtcttgaagaaacatatttaccgtggtgcagactgcgtttccgttttcatggaactattgcgtaatttgcatgatgagctgtatgcgatgttgcacgagactgtgcccttgcaaatgaccccaggagacgaactcgaacattctgaagccactcactgtaacatctgtaaagaaccattcactaagaagcagaaagtgcgagaccatgatcacgtaagtggagaatttcgccaatcattgtgtcagggatgtaatctgaaactgcggataccacggaaagtgcccatcattgcacataatgccaATTATGACCTCGGATTCATAGTAGCTCATCTGCACCTGCTTCGGAAGACAGACATCAGAGTGATAGCCTCCAGTTGTCAAAAGTTTAAGGCTATAGACATTGGTGTGTTCCGCTTCATAGACTCGTTAAGCTTCCTCAATGCTAGTCTCGACACACTGACGAAAAATCTATGTGACAAAGGTGAATCTAACTTCAGGTGTCTGCGTCAGTTTTTCGCAGAGGAGGACTACTTCAGGTTGGTTGTACGTAAAGGGGTTTTCTGTTATAACTACGTTACCTCTTTTGAACGTTACGACGAGCCCTGTTTGCCATCACGTGACCAGTTCTTTAACCAACTGAACGGATCAGAAGTGAGCGAGGAAGATTACCGCCATGCGCAAAAtgtgtttgaaaaatttcaactgaagagcctgggcgagtactcggatttgtaccttctgacggacgcattgcttctggcagacgtgtttcaaaacttccgaatatgggcgttggagacgcacaaaattgaaccacttcatttcgtgtcactcccgggactaagcatgtcttgcgcactaaaaatgagccggattaatctggatttaatccacgatcccgatgcctatctgttaattgaACGGGGCCTGCGTGGTGGTATGACCCAGTGTTCAACGCGAATGGCCACTGCAAATGTCCCAGGGACAGATCAGTACGATCCCGAAAAACCAAAGACCATAATTCATTACATGGACATAAATGGACTCTATGGCACAGTGATGCGTGAACCACTCCCATTCGGAGACTTTGAATGGCTGTCACCCGAAGAGGTTGCAGGTTTAGATGTAACCCTTGTTGCAGATTATGCAGACGTTGGTTATTTTTTAGAGGTAGACCTGGCCTACGTACAAGAGCTCCACGAACGACATAAAGATTTACCGCTCGCGCCCGAAAAAATGAGCGTCCCGTATGAGTTGCTTTCGGATTATCAGAAAGACCTGATGAAAAAATTTAACCTCCCACAGCATGATATAGAACCGAAATTACTCCTTACACTGCTTGACAAGAAGAAGTATTTTCTTCATTATCGCAGTCTAAAGTTGTACCTACAGTTGGGTCTTCGGCTCGAGAAAATTCACCGGGTGCTCAGGTTCAAACAAAAACCATTCCTGCGATCCTATGTTGACTTCCATCATGAactacgcaagcaggcaaccaataccttcgaacgtaacctgtacaagagtttaattaactccgtatatgggaaaacatgtatgaatgtacgaaagttcgtcgactgtcgcttagcaacttccgaggagcaagtgttgagattcttgcgtaaaccgaacctcaaacaattcagggctctaagctctaacgtagtcttgtttcagttcgctcaatcgatagtccgtatgcgacagcctctgtacctggggttcactattctcgagctgtctaaagtcatgatgtatgacttttattataacaacttgcttcgggtagccccggacacaaggctcttgtatatggacacagattcttatatcgtgatgctgagcgatgagaaggcccttgcggagctcgccgatacccaccttgatacatctggtcattcttgtgatgactcgatgtattctacgaaaaacaagatggtgctaggaaaatttaagaacgaaatgccccacgaccacatcctagggttctgttgcctgaaaccaaagctctatgcactagacctccatagtaaaagacgatacaatcgtgctaagggggtgaaacaatgtgaagcccagaagttgcattattcaatgtacatagactctcttaagcttggtgaagtgtacaaagtttgtcagaacctcattgtgcgcaaggaaaatataaataaaagcgtatgtgttacgaaagtagctttaaatcccctagacacaaagcgtttcatttgtgaggatggtatccacacgttaccctttgggt